From Temnothorax longispinosus isolate EJ_2023e chromosome 3, Tlon_JGU_v1, whole genome shotgun sequence, one genomic window encodes:
- the LOC139809314 gene encoding uncharacterized protein isoform X1 yields the protein MDFAGSRYYRINQILLTCLGLWPYYTQRTKYVYCIFVFLLLLSSIFFQLSSFITNKYSVDLLLNGFSTIGLAIYCTLKYFTTYINGSKLKELMEQVRNDWNSLKEEEELKIIHNRANVGRSCIIALLIWLYSTFFLLVLILISPNILNIVMPLNESRQSWQLPTTMEFFIDREKYIELLTLYLFVTAFIGLSTMISKEMFLLMYVQHTCAMFQITSYRIERTVNKNHTKSLISAEKFNSHKSIVEAIDSHQNVINAYVMDICLRVNIFFSKNSNSYYYVIILRFVDSLKSTFSVTHLFAISIGVASLSINLYLFCESIMAKDIGSTSMLFLYVATHFGYMFFFNYIGQLVIDHSNDVFKKICNTRWYAAPLNTQKCLMMITHRSMKTSTLMVCLGLFLPSLEGFTTLVSSSLSYFMVIYSVRR from the exons ATGGACTTTGCTGGGAGTCGTTACTATAGAATCAATCAAATACTATTAACTTGCCTTGGACTATGGCCATATTATACACAACGCACGAAATACGTCTATTGCATATTTGTGTTTCTCCTTCTTTTATctagtatattttttcag TTATCATCGTTTATCACTAATAAGTACAGCGTAGATCTTCTTTTAAATGGTTTCTCGACCATCGGACTTGCAATATATTGCACACTTAAGTATTTTACTACGTATATTAATGGCAGTAAA TTGAAAGAGCTTATGGAACAAGTGCGGAATGATTGGAATTCTctaaaagaggaagaggaacttaaaataatacacaatcGCGCTAATGTCGGAAGATCCTGTATAATCGCTTTGTTAA TATGGCTGTACTCAACGTTCTTTCTCCTTGttttaatacttatttcaccaaatattcttaatatcgTGATGCCATTAAACGAATCGCGACAATCGTGGCAGCTTCCTACCACaatggaattttttattgatcgGGAGAAATACATCGaattattaacattgtatTTGTTCGTGACAGCTTTTATCGGTCTTAGCACGATGATAAGCAAAGAAATGTTCTTGCTAATGTATGTGCAACACACATGTGCGATGTTTCAAATCACTAG TTATCGAATCGAACGTACTGTAAACAAAAACCATACGAAATCGTTAATCTCTGCAGAAAAATTCAATAGTCATAAAAGCATCGTGGAGGCTATCGATAGTCATCAAAACGTTATCAA tgcATATGTTATGGATATTTGTTTACGagtgaacatttttttttctaagaatTCAAATTCGTATTACTATGTGATAATTCTGAG GTTCGTCGATTCCCTCAAATCCACTTTCTCAGTTACTCATTTATTTGCGATTTCTATCGGCGTTGCATCGTTAAGCATCAATCTATATCTT TTTTGCGAGAGCATCATGGCGAAAGATATTGGCAGTACGAGCATGTTGTTCTTATACGTTGCCACTCATTTTGgctacatgtttttttttaactacattGGTCAGTTAGTAATAGATCATAGCAACGATGTATTTAAGAAAAT ATGCAACACTCGATGGTACGCGGCTCCATTGAACACGCAAAAATGTCTCATGATGATAACGCACCGAAGTATGAAGACTTCCACATTGATGGTTTGCCTTGGCCTGTTCTTGCCGTCTTTGGAAGGTTTCACTACG CTCGTCAGCTCGTCGTTATCATACTTTATGGTAATTTATTCTGTGCGCCGATAG
- the LOC139809314 gene encoding uncharacterized protein isoform X2: MDFAGSRYYRINQILLTCLGLWPYYTQRTKYVYCIFVFLLLLSSIFFQLSSFITNKYSVDLLLNGFSTIGLAIYCTLKYFTTYINGSKLKELMEQVRNDWNSLKEEEELKIIHNRANVGRSCIIALLIWLYSTFFLLVLILISPNILNIVMPLNESRQSWQLPTTMEFFIDREKYIELLTLYLFVTAFIGLSTMISKEMFLLMYVQHTCAMFQITSYRIERTVNKNHTKSLISAEKFNSHKSIVEAIDSHQNVINAYVMDICLRVNIFFSKNSNSYYYVIILRFVDSLKSTFSVTHLFAISIGVASLSINLYLMQHSMVRGSIEHAKMSHDDNAPKYEDFHIDGLPWPVLAVFGRFHYGKTSNLRIGNLTNFIFLYALLQLVSSSLSYFMVIYSVRR, translated from the exons ATGGACTTTGCTGGGAGTCGTTACTATAGAATCAATCAAATACTATTAACTTGCCTTGGACTATGGCCATATTATACACAACGCACGAAATACGTCTATTGCATATTTGTGTTTCTCCTTCTTTTATctagtatattttttcag TTATCATCGTTTATCACTAATAAGTACAGCGTAGATCTTCTTTTAAATGGTTTCTCGACCATCGGACTTGCAATATATTGCACACTTAAGTATTTTACTACGTATATTAATGGCAGTAAA TTGAAAGAGCTTATGGAACAAGTGCGGAATGATTGGAATTCTctaaaagaggaagaggaacttaaaataatacacaatcGCGCTAATGTCGGAAGATCCTGTATAATCGCTTTGTTAA TATGGCTGTACTCAACGTTCTTTCTCCTTGttttaatacttatttcaccaaatattcttaatatcgTGATGCCATTAAACGAATCGCGACAATCGTGGCAGCTTCCTACCACaatggaattttttattgatcgGGAGAAATACATCGaattattaacattgtatTTGTTCGTGACAGCTTTTATCGGTCTTAGCACGATGATAAGCAAAGAAATGTTCTTGCTAATGTATGTGCAACACACATGTGCGATGTTTCAAATCACTAG TTATCGAATCGAACGTACTGTAAACAAAAACCATACGAAATCGTTAATCTCTGCAGAAAAATTCAATAGTCATAAAAGCATCGTGGAGGCTATCGATAGTCATCAAAACGTTATCAA tgcATATGTTATGGATATTTGTTTACGagtgaacatttttttttctaagaatTCAAATTCGTATTACTATGTGATAATTCTGAG GTTCGTCGATTCCCTCAAATCCACTTTCTCAGTTACTCATTTATTTGCGATTTCTATCGGCGTTGCATCGTTAAGCATCAATCTATATCTT ATGCAACACTCGATGGTACGCGGCTCCATTGAACACGCAAAAATGTCTCATGATGATAACGCACCGAAGTATGAAGACTTCCACATTGATGGTTTGCCTTGGCCTGTTCTTGCCGTCTTTGGAAGGTTTCACTACGGTAAAACGAGCAACTTACGTATAGGAAatcttacaaattttatatttttatatgcccTATTGCAGCTCGTCAGCTCGTCGTTATCATACTTTATGGTAATTTATTCTGTGCGCCGATAG
- the LOC139809314 gene encoding uncharacterized protein isoform X4 — translation MDFAGSRYYRINQILLTCLGLWPYYTQRTKYVYCIFVFLLLLSSIFFQLSSFITNKYSVDLLLNGFSTIGLAIYCTLKYFTTYINGSKLKELMEQVRNDWNSLKEEEELKIIHNRANVGRSCIIALLIWLYSTFFLLVLILISPNILNIVMPLNESRQSWQLPTTMEFFIDREKYIELLTLYLFVTAFIGLSTMISKEMFLLMYVQHTCAMFQITSYRIERTVNKNHTKSLISAEKFNSHKSIVEAIDSHQNVINAYVMDICLRVNIFFSKNSNSYYYVIILRFVDSLKSTFSVTHLFAISIGVASLSINLYLMQHSMVRGSIEHAKMSHDDNAPKYEDFHIDGLPWPVLAVFGRFHYARQLVVIILYGNLFCAPIAITGCK, via the exons ATGGACTTTGCTGGGAGTCGTTACTATAGAATCAATCAAATACTATTAACTTGCCTTGGACTATGGCCATATTATACACAACGCACGAAATACGTCTATTGCATATTTGTGTTTCTCCTTCTTTTATctagtatattttttcag TTATCATCGTTTATCACTAATAAGTACAGCGTAGATCTTCTTTTAAATGGTTTCTCGACCATCGGACTTGCAATATATTGCACACTTAAGTATTTTACTACGTATATTAATGGCAGTAAA TTGAAAGAGCTTATGGAACAAGTGCGGAATGATTGGAATTCTctaaaagaggaagaggaacttaaaataatacacaatcGCGCTAATGTCGGAAGATCCTGTATAATCGCTTTGTTAA TATGGCTGTACTCAACGTTCTTTCTCCTTGttttaatacttatttcaccaaatattcttaatatcgTGATGCCATTAAACGAATCGCGACAATCGTGGCAGCTTCCTACCACaatggaattttttattgatcgGGAGAAATACATCGaattattaacattgtatTTGTTCGTGACAGCTTTTATCGGTCTTAGCACGATGATAAGCAAAGAAATGTTCTTGCTAATGTATGTGCAACACACATGTGCGATGTTTCAAATCACTAG TTATCGAATCGAACGTACTGTAAACAAAAACCATACGAAATCGTTAATCTCTGCAGAAAAATTCAATAGTCATAAAAGCATCGTGGAGGCTATCGATAGTCATCAAAACGTTATCAA tgcATATGTTATGGATATTTGTTTACGagtgaacatttttttttctaagaatTCAAATTCGTATTACTATGTGATAATTCTGAG GTTCGTCGATTCCCTCAAATCCACTTTCTCAGTTACTCATTTATTTGCGATTTCTATCGGCGTTGCATCGTTAAGCATCAATCTATATCTT ATGCAACACTCGATGGTACGCGGCTCCATTGAACACGCAAAAATGTCTCATGATGATAACGCACCGAAGTATGAAGACTTCCACATTGATGGTTTGCCTTGGCCTGTTCTTGCCGTCTTTGGAAGGTTTCACTACG CTCGTCAGCTCGTCGTTATCATACTTTATGGTAATTTATTCTGTGCGCCGATAGCAATCACAGGATGTAAGTAG
- the LOC139809314 gene encoding uncharacterized protein isoform X3, producing the protein MDFAGSRYYRINQILLTCLGLWPYYTQRTKYVYCIFVFLLLLSSIFFQLSSFITNKYSVDLLLNGFSTIGLAIYCTLKYFTTYINGSKLKELMEQVRNDWNSLKEEEELKIIHNRANVGRSCIIALLIWLYSTFFLLVLILISPNILNIVMPLNESRQSWQLPTTMEFFIDREKYIELLTLYLFVTAFIGLSTMISKEMFLLMYVQHTCAMFQITSYRIERTVNKNHTKSLISAEKFNSHKSIVEAIDSHQNVIKFVDSLKSTFSVTHLFAISIGVASLSINLYLFCESIMAKDIGSTSMLFLYVATHFGYMFFFNYIGQLVIDHSNDVFKKICNTRWYAAPLNTQKCLMMITHRSMKTSTLMVCLGLFLPSLEGFTTLVSSSLSYFMVIYSVRR; encoded by the exons ATGGACTTTGCTGGGAGTCGTTACTATAGAATCAATCAAATACTATTAACTTGCCTTGGACTATGGCCATATTATACACAACGCACGAAATACGTCTATTGCATATTTGTGTTTCTCCTTCTTTTATctagtatattttttcag TTATCATCGTTTATCACTAATAAGTACAGCGTAGATCTTCTTTTAAATGGTTTCTCGACCATCGGACTTGCAATATATTGCACACTTAAGTATTTTACTACGTATATTAATGGCAGTAAA TTGAAAGAGCTTATGGAACAAGTGCGGAATGATTGGAATTCTctaaaagaggaagaggaacttaaaataatacacaatcGCGCTAATGTCGGAAGATCCTGTATAATCGCTTTGTTAA TATGGCTGTACTCAACGTTCTTTCTCCTTGttttaatacttatttcaccaaatattcttaatatcgTGATGCCATTAAACGAATCGCGACAATCGTGGCAGCTTCCTACCACaatggaattttttattgatcgGGAGAAATACATCGaattattaacattgtatTTGTTCGTGACAGCTTTTATCGGTCTTAGCACGATGATAAGCAAAGAAATGTTCTTGCTAATGTATGTGCAACACACATGTGCGATGTTTCAAATCACTAG TTATCGAATCGAACGTACTGTAAACAAAAACCATACGAAATCGTTAATCTCTGCAGAAAAATTCAATAGTCATAAAAGCATCGTGGAGGCTATCGATAGTCATCAAAACGTTATCAA GTTCGTCGATTCCCTCAAATCCACTTTCTCAGTTACTCATTTATTTGCGATTTCTATCGGCGTTGCATCGTTAAGCATCAATCTATATCTT TTTTGCGAGAGCATCATGGCGAAAGATATTGGCAGTACGAGCATGTTGTTCTTATACGTTGCCACTCATTTTGgctacatgtttttttttaactacattGGTCAGTTAGTAATAGATCATAGCAACGATGTATTTAAGAAAAT ATGCAACACTCGATGGTACGCGGCTCCATTGAACACGCAAAAATGTCTCATGATGATAACGCACCGAAGTATGAAGACTTCCACATTGATGGTTTGCCTTGGCCTGTTCTTGCCGTCTTTGGAAGGTTTCACTACG CTCGTCAGCTCGTCGTTATCATACTTTATGGTAATTTATTCTGTGCGCCGATAG
- the LOC139809314 gene encoding uncharacterized protein isoform X5 — protein sequence MDFAGSRYYRINQILLTCLGLWPYYTQRTKYVYCIFVFLLLLSSIFFQLSSFITNKYSVDLLLNGFSTIGLAIYCTLKYFTTYINGSKLKELMEQVRNDWNSLKEEEELKIIHNRANVGRSCIIALLIWLYSTFFLLVLILISPNILNIVMPLNESRQSWQLPTTMEFFIDREKYIELLTLYLFVTAFIGLSTMISKEMFLLMYVQHTCAMFQITSYRIERTVNKNHTKSLISAEKFNSHKSIVEAIDSHQNVIKFVDSLKSTFSVTHLFAISIGVASLSINLYLMQHSMVRGSIEHAKMSHDDNAPKYEDFHIDGLPWPVLAVFGRFHYGKTSNLRIGNLTNFIFLYALLQLVSSSLSYFMVIYSVRR from the exons ATGGACTTTGCTGGGAGTCGTTACTATAGAATCAATCAAATACTATTAACTTGCCTTGGACTATGGCCATATTATACACAACGCACGAAATACGTCTATTGCATATTTGTGTTTCTCCTTCTTTTATctagtatattttttcag TTATCATCGTTTATCACTAATAAGTACAGCGTAGATCTTCTTTTAAATGGTTTCTCGACCATCGGACTTGCAATATATTGCACACTTAAGTATTTTACTACGTATATTAATGGCAGTAAA TTGAAAGAGCTTATGGAACAAGTGCGGAATGATTGGAATTCTctaaaagaggaagaggaacttaaaataatacacaatcGCGCTAATGTCGGAAGATCCTGTATAATCGCTTTGTTAA TATGGCTGTACTCAACGTTCTTTCTCCTTGttttaatacttatttcaccaaatattcttaatatcgTGATGCCATTAAACGAATCGCGACAATCGTGGCAGCTTCCTACCACaatggaattttttattgatcgGGAGAAATACATCGaattattaacattgtatTTGTTCGTGACAGCTTTTATCGGTCTTAGCACGATGATAAGCAAAGAAATGTTCTTGCTAATGTATGTGCAACACACATGTGCGATGTTTCAAATCACTAG TTATCGAATCGAACGTACTGTAAACAAAAACCATACGAAATCGTTAATCTCTGCAGAAAAATTCAATAGTCATAAAAGCATCGTGGAGGCTATCGATAGTCATCAAAACGTTATCAA GTTCGTCGATTCCCTCAAATCCACTTTCTCAGTTACTCATTTATTTGCGATTTCTATCGGCGTTGCATCGTTAAGCATCAATCTATATCTT ATGCAACACTCGATGGTACGCGGCTCCATTGAACACGCAAAAATGTCTCATGATGATAACGCACCGAAGTATGAAGACTTCCACATTGATGGTTTGCCTTGGCCTGTTCTTGCCGTCTTTGGAAGGTTTCACTACGGTAAAACGAGCAACTTACGTATAGGAAatcttacaaattttatatttttatatgcccTATTGCAGCTCGTCAGCTCGTCGTTATCATACTTTATGGTAATTTATTCTGTGCGCCGATAG
- the LOC139809314 gene encoding uncharacterized protein isoform X6, whose amino-acid sequence MEQVRNDWNSLKEEEELKIIHNRANVGRSCIIALLIWLYSTFFLLVLILISPNILNIVMPLNESRQSWQLPTTMEFFIDREKYIELLTLYLFVTAFIGLSTMISKEMFLLMYVQHTCAMFQITSYRIERTVNKNHTKSLISAEKFNSHKSIVEAIDSHQNVINAYVMDICLRVNIFFSKNSNSYYYVIILRFVDSLKSTFSVTHLFAISIGVASLSINLYLFCESIMAKDIGSTSMLFLYVATHFGYMFFFNYIGQLVIDHSNDVFKKICNTRWYAAPLNTQKCLMMITHRSMKTSTLMVCLGLFLPSLEGFTTLVSSSLSYFMVIYSVRR is encoded by the exons ATGGAACAAGTGCGGAATGATTGGAATTCTctaaaagaggaagaggaacttaaaataatacacaatcGCGCTAATGTCGGAAGATCCTGTATAATCGCTTTGTTAA TATGGCTGTACTCAACGTTCTTTCTCCTTGttttaatacttatttcaccaaatattcttaatatcgTGATGCCATTAAACGAATCGCGACAATCGTGGCAGCTTCCTACCACaatggaattttttattgatcgGGAGAAATACATCGaattattaacattgtatTTGTTCGTGACAGCTTTTATCGGTCTTAGCACGATGATAAGCAAAGAAATGTTCTTGCTAATGTATGTGCAACACACATGTGCGATGTTTCAAATCACTAG TTATCGAATCGAACGTACTGTAAACAAAAACCATACGAAATCGTTAATCTCTGCAGAAAAATTCAATAGTCATAAAAGCATCGTGGAGGCTATCGATAGTCATCAAAACGTTATCAA tgcATATGTTATGGATATTTGTTTACGagtgaacatttttttttctaagaatTCAAATTCGTATTACTATGTGATAATTCTGAG GTTCGTCGATTCCCTCAAATCCACTTTCTCAGTTACTCATTTATTTGCGATTTCTATCGGCGTTGCATCGTTAAGCATCAATCTATATCTT TTTTGCGAGAGCATCATGGCGAAAGATATTGGCAGTACGAGCATGTTGTTCTTATACGTTGCCACTCATTTTGgctacatgtttttttttaactacattGGTCAGTTAGTAATAGATCATAGCAACGATGTATTTAAGAAAAT ATGCAACACTCGATGGTACGCGGCTCCATTGAACACGCAAAAATGTCTCATGATGATAACGCACCGAAGTATGAAGACTTCCACATTGATGGTTTGCCTTGGCCTGTTCTTGCCGTCTTTGGAAGGTTTCACTACG CTCGTCAGCTCGTCGTTATCATACTTTATGGTAATTTATTCTGTGCGCCGATAG